The following proteins are co-located in the Agromyces laixinhei genome:
- the rpsC gene encoding 30S ribosomal protein S3, producing the protein MGQKVNPYGFRLGITTDHVSRWFSDSTKPGQRYADYLAEDIKIRRLLQTSLDRAGVSRIEIERTRDRVRVDIHTARPGIVIGRRGAEAERIRADLEKLSGKQIQLNILEVKNPEADAQLVAQGIAEQLSARVAFRRAMRKGLQGAQRAGAKGVRIQVSGRLGGAEMSRSEFYREGRVPLHTLRANIDYGFYEAKTTFGRIGVKVWIYKGDITNKELAREQANQKSSRPERSDRPRRAPKAQEPVAAGVEA; encoded by the coding sequence ATGGGTCAGAAGGTCAACCCGTACGGCTTCCGTCTCGGCATCACCACCGACCATGTGTCGCGGTGGTTCTCCGACTCGACGAAGCCCGGTCAGCGCTACGCCGACTATCTTGCAGAAGACATCAAGATCCGTCGGCTGCTGCAGACGTCGCTCGACCGTGCCGGTGTCTCGCGCATCGAGATCGAGCGCACCCGCGATCGCGTCCGCGTGGACATCCACACGGCGCGTCCCGGCATCGTGATCGGTCGCCGCGGCGCCGAGGCCGAGCGCATCCGCGCCGACCTCGAGAAGCTCAGCGGCAAGCAGATCCAGCTGAACATCCTCGAGGTGAAGAACCCCGAGGCCGACGCTCAGCTCGTCGCTCAGGGCATCGCCGAGCAGCTCTCCGCTCGCGTGGCATTCCGCCGCGCGATGCGCAAGGGCCTGCAGGGTGCTCAGCGCGCCGGCGCCAAGGGCGTCCGCATCCAGGTCTCCGGCCGCCTCGGCGGCGCCGAGATGAGCCGCTCGGAGTTCTACCGCGAAGGCCGTGTGCCCCTGCACACCCTGCGCGCGAACATCGACTACGGCTTCTACGAGGCGAAGACCACCTTCGGCCGCATCGGCGTGAAGGTCTGGATCTACAAGGGCGACATCACCAACAAGGAGCTCGCCCGCGAGCAGGCCAACCAGAAGTCGTCGCGCCCCGAGCGCAGTGACCGTCCCCGTCGTGCGCCCAAGGCGCAGGAGCCGGTGGCAGCAGGAGTTGAGGCATAA
- the rplB gene encoding 50S ribosomal protein L2 — MAIRKYKPTTPGRRGSSVADFAEITRSTPEKSLLRPLSKTGGRNNQGRITTRHIGGGHKRQYRVIDFKRNDKDGVNAKVAHIEYDPNRTARIALLHFVDGTKRYILAPSKLSQGDIVESGPNADIKPGNNLPLRNIPTGTVVHAIELRPGGGAKMARSAGASVRLVAKDGPYAQLRLPSGEIRNVDARCRATVGEVGNAEQSNINWGKAGRMRWKGVRPTVRGVAMNPVDHPHGGGEGKTSGGRHPVSPWGQKEGRTRKRDLPSDKLIVRRRNVGKKRK; from the coding sequence ATGGCTATTCGCAAGTACAAGCCCACGACCCCCGGTCGTCGCGGTTCGTCGGTCGCCGATTTCGCGGAGATCACGCGCTCGACGCCCGAGAAGTCGCTGCTCCGTCCGCTGTCGAAGACCGGTGGTCGCAACAACCAGGGTCGCATCACGACGCGTCACATCGGTGGTGGCCACAAGCGCCAGTACCGCGTGATCGACTTCAAGCGCAACGACAAGGACGGCGTCAACGCCAAGGTCGCTCACATCGAGTACGACCCCAACCGCACCGCGCGAATCGCGCTGCTGCACTTCGTCGACGGCACGAAGCGGTACATCCTGGCCCCGAGCAAGCTCAGCCAGGGCGACATCGTCGAGTCCGGCCCGAACGCCGACATCAAGCCCGGCAACAACCTGCCGCTGCGCAACATCCCCACCGGTACCGTGGTGCACGCGATCGAACTGCGCCCCGGCGGCGGTGCCAAGATGGCACGTTCGGCCGGCGCATCCGTTCGCCTCGTCGCGAAGGACGGCCCCTACGCCCAGCTGCGTCTGCCCTCGGGTGAGATCCGCAACGTCGACGCGCGCTGCCGCGCGACCGTCGGCGAGGTCGGCAACGCCGAGCAGTCGAACATCAACTGGGGCAAGGCCGGCCGCATGCGCTGGAAGGGCGTCCGCCCGACCGTGCGCGGTGTTGCCATGAACCCGGTCGACCACCCGCACGGTGGTGGCGAGGGCAAGACGTCCGGTGGACGTCACCCCGTCAGCCCCTGGGGCCAGAAGGAAGGCCGTACGCGCAAGCGCGACCTTCCCAGCGACAAGCTCATCGTTCGCCGCCGTAACGTCGGCAAGAAGCGCAAGTAG
- the rpsS gene encoding 30S ribosomal protein S19 yields the protein MPRSLKKGPFVDDHLLRKVITANEAGSKNVIKTWSRRSMIIPAMLGHTIAVHDGRKHIPVFVTETMVGHKLGEFAPTRTFRGHVKDDKKGRRR from the coding sequence ATGCCACGCAGTCTGAAGAAGGGCCCCTTCGTCGACGACCACCTGCTTCGCAAGGTGATCACGGCGAACGAGGCCGGCAGCAAGAACGTCATCAAGACCTGGTCGCGCCGTTCGATGATCATCCCGGCGATGCTGGGGCACACGATCGCGGTGCACGACGGTCGCAAGCACATCCCGGTGTTCGTCACCGAGACCATGGTGGGTCACAAGCTCGGCGAGTTCGCACCCACCCGCACCTTCCGTGGACACGTGAAGGACGACAAGAAGGGCCGTCGCCGCTAA
- a CDS encoding OsmC family protein, translating into MTDQTTEHAHAVSERIGPGSVSVTRVAPRRYAGLNERGATVAIGGAEVDGEHFTPGELLKLALAGCVGLSTDRVAARRLGDEFAMTVWAHGRSDEESNRYTHIAEEVLIDLSALEDGDRAKLVEIMAKAIDRACTVGRSVEGAIDVDTEIDGTEVR; encoded by the coding sequence ATGACCGACCAGACGACGGAGCATGCACACGCGGTGAGCGAGCGCATCGGACCGGGCAGCGTCTCGGTCACGAGGGTCGCGCCGCGGCGGTACGCAGGGCTGAACGAGCGCGGCGCCACGGTGGCGATCGGCGGCGCCGAGGTCGACGGTGAACACTTCACGCCAGGCGAACTGTTGAAGCTCGCGCTCGCCGGTTGCGTGGGACTCAGCACCGATCGGGTCGCTGCGAGGCGGCTCGGCGACGAGTTCGCGATGACGGTCTGGGCGCACGGCCGCTCCGACGAGGAGTCGAACCGGTACACCCATATCGCGGAGGAGGTGTTGATCGATCTCTCCGCGCTCGAGGACGGCGATCGTGCGAAGCTCGTCGAGATCATGGCCAAGGCCATCGATCGCGCCTGCACCGTCGGCCGCAGCGTCGAGGGCGCCATCGACGTCGACACTGAGATCGACGGCACCGAGGTGCGTTGA
- the rplW gene encoding 50S ribosomal protein L23, with translation MSAVANNKDPREIIIAPVVSEKSYGLIDEGKYTFIVDPRSNKTEIKLAIEKIFNVQVASINTLNRQGKTRRTRFGTGKRKDTKRAIVTLKSGSIDIFTAVG, from the coding sequence ATGAGCGCCGTCGCGAACAACAAGGACCCGCGCGAGATCATCATCGCGCCTGTCGTCTCGGAGAAGAGCTACGGCCTGATCGACGAGGGCAAGTACACGTTCATCGTGGACCCCCGCTCGAACAAGACCGAGATCAAGCTCGCCATCGAGAAGATCTTCAACGTCCAGGTGGCGTCGATCAACACGCTGAACCGTCAGGGCAAGACCCGTCGCACCCGGTTCGGAACGGGCAAGCGCAAGGACACCAAGCGCGCGATCGTCACCCTCAAGTCCGGCTCGATCGACATCTTCACGGCTGTCGGCTAA
- a CDS encoding acyltransferase family protein: protein MAAPPPPVARSTVRPEIQALRALAVGAVVLHHGWPAVAPAGYMGVDVFFVVSGFLITGLLLRNAETRGKISLGTFYRRRARRILPAAVAVLAAVSVLTIALVPRREWRSWFSEVVASAVYFENWQLAIDSQIPRHSDLESTPVQHFWSLSVEEQFYLFWPLLMIVAIWAAARSGVGSRRVLLILLGAVTAASFVHCLVLTAQNSDLAYFSTFTRTWEFGVGGLLALVAATPLRDRNGWRAAVSLAGLVLIAVPIVTFRSPELFPGAIVLVPVVGTLAVIWAGMPQVVWSPTRLAALRPVQWMGDVSYSLYLWHWPIFMFVPYLTGVPSPWWLMVLLVGVSFLVAGLSKRYIEDPFRTPRRGVRASAERDVAWSRSVRD from the coding sequence ATGGCAGCTCCCCCTCCGCCAGTCGCTCGCTCGACGGTTCGCCCCGAGATCCAGGCTCTTCGGGCGCTGGCCGTGGGTGCGGTCGTGCTCCATCACGGTTGGCCCGCGGTGGCACCGGCCGGCTACATGGGCGTCGACGTCTTCTTCGTCGTCTCGGGATTCCTCATCACCGGGCTCCTGCTTCGCAATGCCGAGACGCGGGGGAAGATCTCCCTCGGTACCTTCTACCGCCGCAGAGCGCGTCGCATCCTCCCGGCGGCAGTGGCGGTGCTCGCGGCGGTCTCGGTGCTCACGATCGCGCTCGTACCCCGACGAGAGTGGCGTTCGTGGTTCAGCGAGGTCGTCGCGAGTGCGGTGTACTTCGAGAACTGGCAGCTCGCAATCGACTCGCAGATCCCGCGTCACTCCGACCTCGAGTCCACGCCGGTGCAGCATTTCTGGTCGCTCTCAGTGGAGGAGCAGTTCTATCTCTTCTGGCCACTCCTCATGATCGTCGCCATCTGGGCGGCGGCTCGGAGCGGAGTGGGGTCGCGGAGAGTCCTCCTGATCCTCCTCGGAGCGGTGACCGCCGCATCATTCGTGCATTGCCTCGTGCTGACGGCGCAGAACTCCGACCTCGCGTACTTCTCGACGTTCACCCGCACGTGGGAGTTCGGCGTCGGCGGACTGCTCGCACTCGTCGCTGCGACGCCCCTCCGGGATCGGAACGGCTGGCGAGCCGCGGTGTCGCTCGCCGGTCTCGTGCTCATCGCCGTGCCGATCGTCACCTTCCGTTCGCCGGAGCTCTTCCCCGGGGCGATCGTGCTCGTGCCCGTGGTCGGCACCCTCGCGGTGATCTGGGCCGGCATGCCTCAGGTCGTCTGGTCGCCGACCCGGCTCGCCGCGCTTCGGCCCGTGCAGTGGATGGGCGACGTGTCGTACTCGCTCTACCTCTGGCACTGGCCGATCTTCATGTTCGTGCCCTACCTCACCGGTGTGCCGAGTCCGTGGTGGCTGATGGTGCTGCTGGTCGGGGTCTCGTTCCTCGTCGCCGGACTCTCGAAGCGGTACATCGAAGACCCCTTCCGCACGCCGAGACGGGGTGTGCGTGCCTCGGCCGAGCGCGATGTCGCATGGTCGCGCAGCGTTCGCGACTGA
- the rplV gene encoding 50S ribosomal protein L22, producing MVESIARVRHIRVTPMKARRVVNLIRGKQAQEALAILKFAPQGASEPVYKLVASAIANARVKADATNTYLDEQDLYISRAFVDEGTTLKRFQPRAQGRAFRINKRTSHITVVLATPEEGTK from the coding sequence ATGGTGGAGTCGATCGCACGCGTGCGACACATCCGCGTCACCCCCATGAAGGCCCGTCGCGTCGTCAACCTGATCCGCGGCAAGCAGGCACAGGAGGCACTCGCCATCCTGAAGTTCGCACCTCAGGGCGCGAGCGAGCCGGTGTACAAGCTCGTTGCCTCGGCCATCGCGAACGCTCGCGTCAAGGCAGATGCAACGAACACCTACCTGGACGAGCAGGACCTCTACATCAGCCGCGCATTCGTCGATGAGGGCACCACCCTCAAGCGTTTCCAGCCGCGTGCTCAGGGTCGTGCCTTCCGCATCAACAAGCGAACGAGCCACATCACCGTCGTGCTCGCCACGCCCGAGGAGGGTACGAAGTAA
- the rplP gene encoding 50S ribosomal protein L16, with translation MLIPRRVKFRKQHHPGRSGHATGGTKVSFGEYGIQALTPAYVTNRQIESARIAMTRHIKRGGKVWINIYPDRPLTKKPAETRMGSGKGSPEWWVANVKPGRVLFEVSGVDEQLAREAMARAIHKLPLKARIIKREEGDA, from the coding sequence ATGTTGATTCCCCGTCGAGTCAAGTTCCGCAAGCAGCACCACCCCGGCCGTTCGGGCCACGCCACCGGCGGCACCAAGGTCTCCTTCGGTGAGTACGGCATTCAGGCGTTGACCCCCGCGTACGTGACGAACCGTCAGATCGAGTCCGCTCGTATCGCGATGACCCGTCACATCAAGCGCGGCGGCAAGGTGTGGATCAACATCTACCCCGACCGTCCGCTCACGAAGAAGCCGGCCGAGACCCGCATGGGCTCGGGTAAGGGTTCACCCGAGTGGTGGGTCGCGAACGTCAAGCCGGGTCGAGTCCTCTTCGAGGTCTCGGGCGTCGACGAGCAGCTCGCTCGTGAGGCCATGGCCCGTGCCATCCACAAGCTGCCCCTCAAGGCACGCATCATCAAGCGCGAGGAGGGCGACGCATAA
- the tuf gene encoding elongation factor Tu has protein sequence MAKAKFERTKPHVNIGTIGHVDHGKTTLTAAISKVLADKYPSATNVQRDFASIDSAPEERQRGITINISHVEYETPKRHYAHVDAPGHADYIKNMITGAAQMDGAILVVAATDGPMAQTREHVLLAKQVGVPYLLVALNKSDMVDDEEILELVELEVRELLSSQGFPGDDAPVVQVSGLKALEGDEKWVQSVLDLMEAVDASIPDPVRDKDKPFLMPVEDVFTITGRGTVVTGRAERGTLKINSEVEIVGIRPTQKTTVTGIEMFHKQLDEAWAGENCGLLLRGTKREDVERGQVVVAPGSVTPHTNFEGTAYILSKEEGGRHNPFYANYRPQFYFRTTDVTGVITLPDGTEMVMPGDTTDMTVELIQPIAMEEGLGFAIREGGRTVGAGTVTKIVK, from the coding sequence GTGGCTAAGGCCAAGTTCGAGCGGACCAAGCCGCACGTCAACATCGGAACGATCGGTCACGTCGACCACGGCAAGACCACGCTCACCGCAGCGATCTCGAAGGTGCTCGCCGACAAGTACCCGTCGGCCACCAACGTGCAGCGCGACTTCGCGTCGATCGACTCCGCGCCCGAAGAGCGTCAGCGCGGCATCACGATCAACATCTCGCACGTCGAGTACGAGACGCCGAAGCGCCACTACGCGCACGTCGACGCCCCGGGTCACGCCGACTACATCAAGAACATGATCACCGGTGCCGCTCAGATGGACGGCGCGATCCTCGTGGTCGCGGCGACCGACGGCCCGATGGCTCAGACGCGTGAGCACGTGCTGCTCGCCAAGCAGGTCGGCGTGCCCTACCTGCTCGTCGCGCTCAACAAGTCCGACATGGTCGACGACGAAGAGATCCTGGAGCTCGTCGAGCTCGAGGTTCGCGAGCTGCTCTCGAGCCAGGGCTTCCCCGGCGACGACGCTCCCGTCGTGCAGGTCTCGGGCCTCAAGGCGCTCGAGGGCGACGAGAAGTGGGTCCAGTCGGTCCTCGACCTCATGGAGGCCGTCGACGCGTCGATCCCCGACCCCGTGCGCGACAAGGACAAGCCGTTCCTCATGCCCGTCGAGGACGTCTTCACGATCACCGGTCGTGGAACCGTCGTCACGGGCCGCGCCGAGCGCGGCACGCTGAAGATCAACTCCGAGGTCGAGATCGTCGGCATCCGTCCGACGCAGAAGACCACGGTCACCGGCATCGAGATGTTCCACAAGCAGCTCGACGAGGCATGGGCCGGCGAGAACTGCGGCCTGCTCCTTCGCGGCACCAAGCGCGAAGACGTCGAGCGCGGTCAGGTCGTCGTCGCTCCCGGTTCGGTCACCCCGCACACGAACTTCGAGGGCACCGCGTACATCCTCTCCAAGGAGGAAGGCGGGCGTCACAACCCGTTCTACGCGAACTACCGCCCGCAGTTCTACTTCCGCACCACCGACGTCACCGGCGTCATCACGCTGCCCGACGGCACCGAGATGGTCATGCCCGGCGACACCACCGACATGACGGTCGAGCTCATCCAGCCGATCGCCATGGAGGAGGGCCTCGGCTTCGCCATCCGTGAGGGTGGACGCACCGTGGGTGCCGGTACGGTCACCAAGATCGTCAAGTAG
- the rplD gene encoding 50S ribosomal protein L4 translates to MATANTIDVLDATGKKSGSVELPAELFDVQTNVPLIHQVVVAQLAAARQGTHSTKTRGEVSGAGRKPFKQKGTGRARQGSIRAPQMTGGGIVHGPQPRDYSQRTPKKMIAAALLGSLSDRARGGRVHAVTGFAAGETPKTKDAIALLAAIAPAKRFLIVLAHDEELSQRAVRNIPTVHVLRVDQLNAYDVLVSDDIVFSTAALEAFVAAKTAKADSAAKEEVSA, encoded by the coding sequence ATGGCTACCGCCAACACCATTGACGTGCTCGACGCGACCGGCAAGAAGTCCGGTTCGGTCGAGCTGCCCGCCGAACTCTTCGACGTGCAGACCAACGTCCCGCTCATCCACCAGGTCGTCGTGGCCCAGCTCGCCGCGGCGCGTCAGGGCACGCACTCGACCAAGACCCGCGGCGAGGTTTCCGGCGCCGGTCGCAAGCCGTTCAAGCAGAAGGGCACCGGCCGCGCCCGCCAGGGTTCGATCCGCGCTCCTCAGATGACCGGCGGTGGCATCGTCCACGGCCCGCAGCCGCGTGACTACTCGCAGCGCACCCCCAAGAAGATGATCGCCGCGGCCCTCCTCGGCTCGCTCTCCGACCGTGCTCGCGGCGGCCGCGTCCACGCGGTCACCGGCTTCGCGGCCGGCGAGACGCCGAAGACCAAGGACGCCATCGCGCTCCTCGCTGCGATCGCGCCGGCCAAGCGCTTCCTCATCGTGCTCGCGCACGACGAGGAGCTGTCGCAGCGCGCCGTGCGCAACATCCCGACCGTGCACGTGCTGCGCGTCGACCAGCTGAACGCCTACGACGTGCTCGTCTCCGACGACATCGTCTTCAGCACCGCCGCGCTCGAGGCCTTCGTGGCCGCGAAGACGGCCAAGGCTGACAGCGCCGCGAAGGAAGAGGTGTCGGCATGA
- the fusA gene encoding elongation factor G, translating into MAQDVLTDLNKVRNIGIMAHIDAGKTTTTERILFYTGVNHKIGETHDGASTTDWMEQEKERGITITSAAVTCYWNKNQINIIDTPGHVDFTVEVERSLRVLDGAVAVFDGKEGVEPQSETVWRQADKYNVPRICFVNKMDKLGADFYFTVDTIISRLGAKPLVLQLPIGSESSFEGVVDLVEMRALTWRGDSKGDVKMGAEYAIEEIPADLVDKAAEYRTALLEAVAETSDELMEKYFGGEELTVAEIKAAIRKLTVNSEIYPVLCGSAFKNRGVQPMLDAVIDYLPSPLDVPAIEAHDARDEEKIVMRHADASEPFTALAFKVAVHPFFGRLTYVRVYSGRLDSGAQVINSTKGKKERIGKIFQMHANKEIPIDSVTAGNIYAVIGLKDTTTGDTLCDPGNQVVLESMTFPEPVIEVAIEPKTKADQEKLGTAIQKLAEEDPTFRTEQNQETGQTVIKGMGELHLDILVDRMKREFNVEANVGKPQVAYRETIKRAVEKHDFTHKKQTGGSGQFAKIQFALEPLEIEGDKIYEFENKVTGGRVPREYIPSVDAGFQDAMQYGILAGYPMVGVKASLLDGAAHDVDSSEMAFKIAGSMGFKEAARKANPVLLEPLMSVEVRTPEEYMGDVIGDLNSRRGQIQSMEDAAGVKVVRAHVPLSEMFGYIGDLRSKTSGRAVYSMEFQSYAEVPKAVADEIVQKNKGE; encoded by the coding sequence GTGGCACAAGACGTGCTCACCGACCTGAACAAGGTCCGCAACATCGGCATCATGGCGCACATCGATGCCGGCAAGACCACCACGACCGAGCGCATCCTGTTCTACACGGGCGTCAACCACAAGATCGGCGAGACCCACGACGGCGCCTCGACGACCGACTGGATGGAGCAGGAGAAGGAACGCGGCATCACGATCACGTCTGCCGCCGTGACCTGCTACTGGAACAAGAACCAGATCAACATCATCGACACCCCCGGCCACGTGGACTTCACGGTCGAGGTCGAGCGCTCGCTTCGCGTGCTCGATGGTGCGGTCGCCGTCTTCGACGGCAAGGAGGGCGTCGAGCCCCAGTCCGAGACGGTCTGGCGCCAGGCCGACAAGTACAACGTGCCCCGCATCTGCTTCGTCAACAAGATGGACAAGCTCGGCGCCGACTTCTACTTCACGGTCGACACGATCATCAGCCGCCTCGGCGCCAAGCCGCTCGTGCTGCAGCTCCCGATCGGTTCGGAATCGTCGTTCGAAGGCGTCGTCGACCTGGTCGAGATGCGCGCGCTCACGTGGCGCGGCGACTCCAAGGGTGACGTCAAGATGGGCGCCGAGTACGCCATCGAGGAGATCCCCGCCGACCTCGTCGACAAGGCCGCCGAGTACCGCACCGCGCTGCTCGAGGCGGTCGCCGAGACGAGCGACGAGCTCATGGAGAAGTACTTCGGCGGCGAAGAGCTGACCGTCGCCGAGATCAAGGCCGCGATCCGCAAGCTCACCGTCAACTCCGAGATCTACCCCGTGCTCTGCGGCTCCGCGTTCAAGAACCGCGGCGTGCAGCCGATGCTCGACGCCGTCATCGACTACCTCCCCTCGCCGCTCGACGTGCCCGCCATCGAGGCGCACGACGCTCGCGACGAGGAGAAGATCGTCATGCGTCACGCAGACGCGTCGGAGCCGTTCACGGCTCTCGCGTTCAAGGTCGCGGTGCACCCGTTCTTCGGTCGCCTCACGTACGTGCGCGTCTACTCCGGCCGCCTCGACAGCGGCGCCCAGGTCATCAACTCGACCAAGGGCAAGAAGGAGCGCATCGGCAAGATCTTCCAGATGCACGCCAACAAGGAGATCCCGATCGACTCGGTGACCGCCGGCAACATCTACGCGGTCATCGGCCTGAAGGACACCACCACCGGTGACACCCTCTGCGACCCGGGCAACCAGGTCGTGCTCGAGTCGATGACCTTCCCCGAGCCCGTCATCGAGGTCGCCATCGAGCCGAAGACGAAGGCCGACCAGGAGAAGCTCGGCACGGCGATCCAGAAGCTCGCCGAAGAGGACCCGACCTTCCGCACCGAGCAGAACCAGGAGACCGGTCAGACGGTCATCAAGGGAATGGGCGAGCTCCACCTCGACATCCTGGTCGACCGCATGAAGCGCGAGTTCAACGTCGAGGCCAACGTGGGCAAGCCCCAGGTCGCGTACCGCGAGACGATCAAGCGTGCGGTCGAGAAGCACGACTTCACCCACAAGAAGCAGACCGGTGGGTCCGGCCAGTTCGCGAAGATCCAGTTCGCGCTGGAGCCGCTCGAGATCGAAGGCGACAAGATCTACGAGTTCGAGAACAAGGTCACCGGTGGCCGCGTTCCGCGCGAGTACATCCCCTCGGTCGACGCCGGCTTCCAGGACGCCATGCAGTACGGCATCCTCGCGGGCTATCCGATGGTCGGCGTCAAGGCGAGCCTCCTCGACGGCGCCGCCCACGACGTCGACTCCTCGGAGATGGCGTTCAAGATCGCCGGCTCGATGGGCTTCAAGGAAGCCGCTCGCAAGGCGAACCCCGTACTGCTCGAACCGCTGATGTCCGTCGAGGTCCGTACTCCTGAGGAGTACATGGGCGACGTCATCGGCGACTTGAACTCGCGTCGTGGTCAGATCCAGTCGATGGAGGATGCCGCAGGCGTGAAGGTCGTGCGTGCGCACGTCCCGCTCTCGGAGATGTTCGGTTACATCGGCGACCTTCGGTCGAAGACCTCTGGTCGTGCGGTGTACTCGATGGAGTTCCAGAGCTACGCGGAGGTCCCGAAGGCTGTGGCCGACGAGATCGTCCAGAAGAACAAGGGCGAATAG
- the rpmC gene encoding 50S ribosomal protein L29, with amino-acid sequence MAVGTKELSPAELDTFEDERLVDELKKAKEELFNLRFQSATGQLESHGRLKAVKRDIARIYTVIRERELGIRATPAPIEAPVKAEKKTKKAKAEASADAAAGAEETKEA; translated from the coding sequence ATGGCCGTCGGCACCAAGGAGCTCAGCCCCGCCGAGCTCGACACCTTTGAAGACGAGCGACTCGTCGATGAGCTGAAGAAGGCCAAGGAAGAGCTGTTCAACCTGCGCTTCCAGTCGGCCACCGGCCAGCTCGAGAGCCACGGCCGCCTGAAGGCGGTCAAGCGCGACATCGCGCGCATCTACACGGTCATCCGCGAGCGCGAGCTCGGCATCCGGGCAACGCCCGCGCCGATCGAGGCTCCGGTCAAGGCCGAGAAGAAGACGAAGAAGGCCAAGGCCGAGGCATCCGCGGATGCCGCAGCCGGGGCCGAAGAGACGAAGGAGGCCTGA
- the rpsJ gene encoding 30S ribosomal protein S10, giving the protein MAGQKIRIRLKSYDHEVIDTSARKIVDTVTRAGATVVGPVPLPTEKNVVCVIRSPHKYKDSREHFEMRTHKRLIDIVDPTPKAVDSLMRLDLPADVNIEIKL; this is encoded by the coding sequence ATGGCGGGACAGAAGATCCGCATTCGACTGAAGTCGTATGACCACGAGGTCATCGACACCTCGGCGCGCAAGATCGTCGACACGGTGACCCGCGCGGGCGCCACGGTCGTCGGCCCGGTGCCGCTTCCGACGGAGAAGAACGTGGTGTGCGTCATCCGCTCGCCCCACAAGTACAAGGACAGCCGCGAGCACTTCGAGATGCGCACCCACAAGCGTCTCATCGACATCGTGGACCCGACGCCCAAGGCCGTCGACTCGCTCATGCGACTCGACCTGCCGGCCGACGTCAACATCGAGATCAAGCTCTGA
- the rplC gene encoding 50S ribosomal protein L3, translated as MSSATKNVKGLLGTKLGMTQVWDENNKLVPVTVIEIAPNVVTQVRTPEKDGYQAVQIAAGAIDPRKVNQPAAGHFREAGVTPRRHLTEVRTADAASYERGQELTVDATFEAGQLVDVVGTSKGKGFAGVMKRHNFKGVSASHGAHRNHRKPGSIGASSTPSRVFKGMRMAGRMGGERVTVLNLRVHAVDAEKGLLLVKGAVPGARGRLVFVRNAVKGA; from the coding sequence ATGTCTTCCGCTACCAAGAACGTGAAAGGTCTGCTCGGCACCAAGCTCGGCATGACCCAGGTGTGGGACGAGAACAACAAGCTCGTGCCCGTCACCGTCATCGAGATCGCCCCCAACGTGGTCACCCAGGTTCGCACCCCCGAGAAGGACGGCTACCAGGCCGTGCAGATCGCGGCCGGCGCCATCGACCCGCGCAAGGTGAACCAGCCCGCTGCCGGTCACTTCCGTGAGGCAGGGGTGACCCCGCGTCGCCACCTCACCGAGGTGCGCACCGCCGACGCCGCCTCGTACGAGCGCGGCCAGGAGCTCACGGTCGACGCCACCTTCGAGGCCGGCCAGCTCGTCGACGTCGTCGGCACGAGCAAGGGCAAGGGCTTCGCCGGTGTCATGAAGCGCCACAACTTCAAGGGCGTCTCCGCTTCGCACGGTGCCCACCGCAACCACCGCAAGCCCGGCTCGATCGGTGCTTCCTCGACCCCCAGCCGTGTCTTCAAGGGCATGCGCATGGCCGGTCGCATGGGTGGCGAGCGCGTGACCGTGCTCAACCTCCGCGTGCACGCCGTCGACGCCGAGAAGGGCCTGCTGCTCGTCAAGGGCGCGGTTCCCGGTGCTCGCGGCCGTCTCGTTTTCGTCCGCAACGCAGTGAAGGGGGCGTAG
- the rpsQ gene encoding 30S ribosomal protein S17, protein MAETKKPAAGVGTAAEVDTAAELVRGYRKVRRGYVVSDKMEKTIVVEVEDRVKHPLYGKVIRRTSKVKAHDEQNTAGIGDLVVISETRPLSATKRWRLVEIVEKAK, encoded by the coding sequence ATGGCTGAGACCAAGAAGCCAGCTGCCGGTGTCGGCACCGCGGCCGAGGTCGACACCGCGGCCGAGCTCGTCCGCGGCTACCGCAAGGTTCGTCGCGGTTACGTCGTCAGCGACAAGATGGAGAAGACCATCGTCGTCGAGGTCGAGGACCGCGTGAAGCACCCGCTGTACGGCAAGGTCATTCGCCGTACCTCGAAGGTCAAGGCGCACGACGAGCAGAACACCGCCGGCATCGGCGACCTCGTCGTGATCAGCGAGACCCGTCCCCTCTCCGCCACGAAGCGCTGGCGCCTCGTCGAGATCGTCGAGAAGGCCAAGTAG